Proteins encoded by one window of Shewanella avicenniae:
- the fre gene encoding NAD(P)H-flavin reductase, whose translation MNSIRCKVEQLAPFNDAVYQVTLRPEHPFEFAAGQYLSIIMGEKDKRPFSIASAPGSELLELHIGAAVSESYPMQVVDLMREHGEVLIEAPAGNAFLRHESHRPRILIAGGTGFSYIKSIVEQQIALGQNVETTLYWGCRTPAAMYYESIARQWHEQHPWLHFVPVVEEAPADWNGRINRLLDQIKQDFVSVNGYDIYIAGRFPMVGAARELFREMGVEEAHLYGDAFAFIK comes from the coding sequence ATGAACAGCATTCGCTGTAAAGTAGAACAACTAGCGCCATTTAATGATGCTGTATATCAAGTGACTTTGCGCCCTGAGCATCCGTTTGAGTTTGCAGCTGGCCAATACCTCAGCATCATAATGGGTGAAAAGGACAAACGCCCATTTTCTATTGCTTCTGCGCCAGGCAGCGAGCTACTTGAGTTGCACATTGGTGCGGCAGTGAGCGAAAGCTACCCGATGCAGGTGGTTGACCTAATGCGTGAACATGGCGAAGTACTGATTGAAGCGCCAGCGGGTAATGCGTTTTTACGTCATGAAAGCCATCGCCCACGCATTTTAATCGCCGGCGGCACAGGGTTCTCCTACATTAAAAGCATTGTGGAACAGCAAATTGCGCTAGGGCAAAACGTGGAAACCACCCTTTATTGGGGTTGCCGCACGCCCGCAGCCATGTATTACGAGTCGATCGCTCGTCAGTGGCATGAGCAACACCCGTGGCTGCACTTCGTACCTGTGGTAGAAGAAGCCCCTGCCGACTGGAATGGTCGCATCAACCGCTTGCTGGATCAGATCAAACAAGACTTTGTCAGCGTTAACGGCTACGACATCTATATTGCAGGCCGCTTCCCGATGGTGGGCGCTGCCCGCGAGTTGTTCCGTGAAATGGGCGTTGAAGAAGCCCATCTCTATGGCGATGCCTTTGCTTTCATCAAGTAA
- the pncB gene encoding nicotinate phosphoribosyltransferase, which translates to MFQSLAVQSLLDTDFYKLTMQQAYLHQQPNTRSRWTFRCRSNEDLSMYVKPLREQFDRMAEFSASDEQLAHLAKYPFLKSDYLEFLRLFRFNPKFIDVSAEDGQLVIEGNGPLLHVSPMEIPVLATVSEIRNRYRYPQIDCDKIYAATQQKIQILERLGDEVDLSDFLFTDFGTRRRFSFTAQKQILTQLKDALPDHFAGTSNPHLAMELGLRCQGTMAHEWLQSHQALNYRLVDSQKMALENWVKEYRGDLGVALTDVIGVDAFCRDLDRYLAKLYDGFRHDSGDPIVWGEKIIKRLEELDVDPTYKRLVFSDALDFERAVHIYKHFRGRINTSFGIGTWLMGNMFENEPINIVMKLTKLNGMPVAKISDTPGKTMCDDENFLRYLMQVFQVEDSAQQKVLQQFYDRDKLIDDRDPVYTKG; encoded by the coding sequence ATGTTTCAATCGCTTGCCGTTCAAAGCTTATTGGACACCGACTTCTATAAACTCACCATGCAGCAGGCGTACCTGCACCAACAACCCAATACCCGCTCGCGGTGGACCTTTCGTTGCCGCAGCAATGAAGACTTAAGCATGTATGTGAAGCCGCTGCGCGAACAGTTTGATCGCATGGCAGAGTTCAGTGCAAGCGATGAACAACTGGCACATTTGGCCAAGTATCCCTTTTTGAAAAGCGACTATTTGGAGTTTTTGCGCCTGTTTCGCTTTAACCCCAAGTTTATTGATGTCAGCGCCGAAGATGGTCAATTGGTGATTGAGGGCAACGGCCCGCTGCTGCATGTGTCGCCGATGGAGATCCCCGTGTTGGCCACGGTCTCTGAAATTCGTAACCGCTATCGTTATCCGCAAATTGATTGCGACAAAATCTATGCGGCGACCCAGCAAAAAATTCAGATTCTGGAACGCTTAGGCGATGAAGTTGATTTAAGCGACTTCCTGTTTACCGACTTTGGCACTCGGCGTCGTTTCAGTTTTACTGCGCAAAAGCAGATCCTGACCCAATTGAAAGATGCCTTGCCGGATCACTTTGCCGGCACCTCGAATCCCCACTTGGCGATGGAGCTCGGGTTGCGTTGCCAAGGCACCATGGCGCACGAATGGCTGCAGAGTCACCAAGCCTTGAATTATCGCTTGGTGGATAGCCAAAAAATGGCGTTGGAAAACTGGGTGAAGGAGTACCGTGGTGACTTAGGGGTGGCGTTGACCGATGTGATTGGGGTGGATGCATTCTGCCGCGATCTTGATCGTTACCTCGCCAAGCTCTATGACGGTTTCCGCCATGATAGTGGTGACCCGATTGTGTGGGGCGAAAAGATTATTAAGCGGTTAGAGGAATTGGACGTTGATCCGACCTATAAGCGCTTAGTGTTCTCTGATGCGCTCGACTTTGAACGCGCGGTACATATCTATAAACATTTCCGTGGCCGGATTAATACCTCGTTTGGTATTGGTACTTGGTTGATGGGCAATATGTTTGAAAACGAGCCGATCAATATCGTAATGAAACTGACCAAGCTCAACGGCATGCCGGTGGCGAAAATCTCCGATACGCCGGGCAAAACCATGTGTGATGATGAAAACTTCCTGCGTTATTTGATGCAGGTGTTTCAGGTGGAAGACAGCGCGCAACAAAAGGTGCTGCAGCAGTTCTATGATCGCGACAAGTTAATTGATGATCGCGATCCGGTATATACCAAAGGTTAA
- a CDS encoding nicotinamidase gives MIASFDVDAQRTFTPLCPNELPVSGGDEIAAELNAQAALADYRIASKDAHSANAKWVVDAPEKMLQPLNYADADLTWVRHAEPGTDGFELIPGLPNPAEYDFLVYKGVEAAMHPYGACYHDLGNRISTGVIEWLQQKEVTTVIVGGLALDFCVKTTALQLADAGFRVYLNLAACRAISEAGANAACDEMQAAGIILTQDAAVLSAMLG, from the coding sequence ATGATTGCCTCGTTTGACGTGGATGCCCAGCGTACCTTCACTCCACTGTGCCCGAATGAACTACCGGTCAGCGGTGGTGATGAAATTGCCGCAGAACTCAATGCTCAAGCCGCACTTGCCGACTATCGCATCGCCTCAAAAGACGCCCACAGCGCCAACGCAAAATGGGTGGTTGATGCACCCGAAAAGATGTTACAACCGCTGAATTATGCCGATGCGGATCTCACTTGGGTGCGCCATGCTGAGCCGGGCACCGACGGCTTTGAACTCATTCCGGGGTTGCCTAATCCTGCCGAGTACGATTTCCTTGTCTACAAAGGTGTTGAAGCGGCAATGCATCCTTATGGCGCTTGCTATCATGATTTAGGCAATCGCATCTCTACTGGGGTGATTGAATGGCTGCAGCAAAAAGAAGTGACCACTGTCATTGTGGGCGGGTTAGCACTCGATTTCTGTGTTAAAACGACCGCGCTGCAATTGGCAGATGCGGGCTTTAGAGTCTATCTCAACCTTGCTGCTTGCCGCGCAATCAGCGAAGCGGGCGCCAATGCCGCCTGTGATGAGATGCAAGCTGCTGGCATTATTTTAACTCAGGATGCGGCAGTACTATCTGCCATGCTCGGCTAA
- a CDS encoding methyl-accepting chemotaxis protein: MKIASIQGKIAAVAGICLLISAVTLIGYALFSANENETLVSNRVGTLVEKQASDALLTLAQERAGSIATEFSHALDITKTLANSFDLVHSETRPVNISRAEVNNILYNVLTRYTNLNGTYSCWEPNALDGRDADFVGANDGNNKETGRFTPYWTRNAAGHIAVQPLVEYDTDTKHPNGVLKGGWYIGPKNTLKPSVLDPIPYIVQGKQVWLATISAPIVENGKFYGVVGADYDLTFVQQLATNLQKELYNATAEVTIVSYQGLVVASSSQPDKIGQPLAQVVGDARAQKAIERIQKGETLLENDQEAKKMRVLAPITLGDTGKPWAVMINVPQEQVLAEAMALSNELAENSRSDVFWQFAVGIGVTVVALVALWLSAGSIARPISEAASVARTIRLGDFSKRMQYQSGDEVGQLADALNEMSASLNDRAGLAKRISEGDLTVNVELASSNDQLGQALREMVAHLSQLVRQIQDTSQSIADNSTQVSNLSEVLSDGAMQSASSITQMGAAMVEISSQTSANADNADKANRFSNESTTAAEKGASHMEEMVAAMKAIHDSGERIHQIINAIDEITAQTNLLALNAAIEAARAGDAGRGFAVVADEVRQLAQRSADAASDAAKLIDESSANTQSGIAISQRTAEALTQIRASTAEVSALVANIAVASEEQVQGINETTTGLNQVDGVTQRNSENAMACKESASELLRQSTQLKNLVARFKVN, encoded by the coding sequence ATGAAAATTGCATCGATTCAAGGGAAAATTGCCGCTGTGGCAGGGATATGCCTTTTAATATCAGCAGTAACACTTATCGGATACGCATTGTTTAGCGCCAATGAAAACGAAACGTTAGTTTCTAATCGCGTTGGCACCTTAGTCGAGAAGCAGGCCAGCGACGCCTTGCTTACCCTCGCACAGGAACGAGCCGGCAGTATCGCCACTGAGTTTAGTCACGCTCTGGATATCACCAAAACCTTGGCTAACAGCTTTGATTTGGTGCATTCAGAGACACGACCAGTGAATATCTCTCGCGCAGAGGTGAACAATATTCTCTACAACGTGTTGACCCGCTACACCAACCTCAACGGCACCTATTCGTGCTGGGAACCCAATGCCCTAGATGGCCGAGATGCCGACTTCGTTGGGGCCAATGATGGAAATAATAAAGAAACGGGACGCTTTACCCCCTATTGGACCCGCAACGCCGCGGGCCATATTGCAGTACAACCCCTTGTGGAATACGACACGGATACCAAGCACCCGAATGGCGTACTCAAAGGTGGCTGGTACATAGGCCCGAAAAACACCCTAAAACCTAGCGTACTCGATCCCATTCCTTACATAGTACAAGGCAAACAAGTGTGGTTGGCTACAATCTCTGCGCCGATTGTCGAAAACGGCAAGTTTTATGGGGTTGTAGGTGCCGATTACGACCTGACGTTTGTACAACAACTGGCGACTAATCTGCAAAAAGAGCTATACAACGCTACCGCTGAGGTCACCATTGTGAGTTATCAGGGGCTGGTCGTTGCAAGTAGCTCGCAGCCAGACAAAATTGGCCAGCCATTAGCCCAAGTTGTGGGCGATGCGCGCGCGCAAAAAGCGATTGAACGTATTCAAAAAGGTGAAACCTTACTTGAAAACGACCAAGAAGCGAAAAAGATGCGCGTGTTAGCGCCAATCACCCTCGGTGATACAGGTAAACCATGGGCAGTAATGATCAATGTGCCTCAAGAACAGGTGCTGGCTGAAGCAATGGCCTTGAGCAATGAACTGGCTGAAAACAGCCGCAGTGATGTTTTTTGGCAGTTTGCCGTGGGTATTGGGGTGACCGTAGTGGCACTCGTCGCCTTATGGTTATCAGCAGGTAGCATCGCCCGGCCGATCAGTGAAGCCGCCAGTGTCGCCCGCACCATTCGCCTTGGCGATTTTTCCAAGCGGATGCAATATCAGTCAGGGGATGAAGTCGGCCAACTCGCCGATGCACTCAATGAGATGAGCGCCAGCCTCAATGATCGCGCCGGATTAGCGAAGCGGATCAGCGAAGGGGATCTGACCGTTAATGTAGAACTCGCCTCCAGCAATGACCAACTGGGGCAAGCGCTGCGAGAGATGGTGGCACATTTAAGCCAGTTGGTGCGACAGATCCAAGACACCTCGCAAAGCATTGCTGACAACTCCACCCAAGTGTCAAATCTCAGTGAAGTGTTGTCCGATGGCGCCATGCAGTCGGCATCATCGATAACCCAGATGGGCGCGGCGATGGTAGAAATATCTAGCCAGACATCCGCCAACGCCGATAACGCCGACAAAGCCAACCGCTTCTCCAATGAATCCACAACCGCCGCAGAAAAAGGCGCAAGCCATATGGAAGAGATGGTCGCCGCGATGAAAGCGATCCACGACTCCGGCGAACGGATCCATCAGATCATCAATGCGATTGATGAAATTACTGCACAAACCAACTTGCTGGCACTGAACGCAGCAATCGAGGCGGCGCGCGCAGGTGATGCAGGCCGAGGCTTTGCGGTGGTCGCCGATGAAGTTCGCCAGTTGGCGCAACGCAGTGCTGATGCAGCAAGTGATGCCGCCAAGTTGATTGATGAAAGCTCGGCCAATACCCAGTCTGGGATTGCCATTTCACAGCGTACTGCAGAAGCCCTCACCCAAATCCGCGCCTCTACCGCAGAGGTATCGGCGTTGGTGGCCAATATTGCAGTGGCCTCAGAGGAGCAAGTACAAGGGATTAACGAGACCACAACTGGCCTGAATCAGGTAGATGGTGTCACCCAGCGCAACAGCGAAAACGCCATGGCCTGTAAAGAATCAGCCTCGGAACTGTTACGCCAATCCACACAACTGAAAAATTTGGTAGCACGCTTTAAAGTGAACTAA
- a CDS encoding GNAT family N-acetyltransferase, protein MQLIAPDSAFQAAFYRFYQDFVQWDPSNAGYYAAGVEDFASYLQQLHAEARGEQLMPEQVPCNHYWLVDNGEILGAIRLRHHIETPYLNWEGGHIGYDVAPSQRSKGYATMMLHQVLQQARARGLTRVLLVAEEQNKASRKVIEANGGEVDKVIVGMDDPEPLVRYWINLA, encoded by the coding sequence ATGCAGTTGATTGCACCAGATAGCGCTTTTCAAGCAGCATTTTATCGTTTTTATCAGGACTTTGTGCAATGGGACCCCAGTAATGCGGGCTACTATGCGGCAGGTGTTGAGGATTTCGCCAGCTATTTACAGCAGCTGCATGCCGAAGCGCGCGGCGAGCAATTAATGCCTGAGCAAGTGCCTTGCAACCATTATTGGCTGGTGGACAATGGCGAGATTCTCGGCGCAATTCGCTTACGCCACCATATTGAAACTCCCTATCTGAATTGGGAAGGCGGCCATATTGGTTACGATGTTGCACCGTCGCAGCGCAGTAAAGGCTATGCCACCATGATGTTGCACCAGGTCTTGCAACAGGCGCGGGCACGCGGCTTAACCCGTGTATTGTTGGTCGCGGAAGAGCAAAACAAAGCGTCGCGGAAAGTCATTGAAGCCAATGGCGGTGAAGTAGACAAGGTTATTGTGGGCATGGATGACCCTGAGCCGTTGGTGCGTTATTGGATTAACTTAGCCTAG
- a CDS encoding sensor domain-containing diguanylate cyclase, protein MPTLTPQNDQETALNLPLWLSNKLMRIPLLSDLLLLVLWLLLWRVAALMEYAPHASIWFPPAGASFAAFLLLGLRAVPAIAIGSILVTFWESYLYHTGMSATQLLSIGSLFAIAHILPYYAGASILRMFIHSDEQKLPRLMLAFVIIGPLSSLSASYCIQISLMLGGAISANDSTNFLWIPLWVGDLIGVMVLTPLSIGLVSRIFPNSGVWLSEIGLRQSPGPNLPFFGKLLLAAFLSTLIMFTAAFFQVRELAFGIFFIGVVQMWIVYTETPLRSAVSIAFLSALTALLVQQLTLGDDALIYQFSISVLAASTYFGLLIPVLASNNERLQEIAHKDGLTKVLARQYFFQLAAQELQRARYYHQPICLVVFDIDHFKSINDTYGHTVGDLALKQLSQTVTSELGPADLLGRFGGDEFMLLLPGSDLEQAQKLLYLVREKVIALKLEQLDIQLKCSAGVTEILAEDTLLKAFERADCMLFEAKKQGRDKIVATI, encoded by the coding sequence TTGCCAACATTAACGCCTCAAAACGACCAAGAAACAGCACTCAATTTGCCACTGTGGTTGAGCAATAAGCTGATGCGCATTCCTCTGTTAAGCGATCTGCTGCTGCTGGTCTTATGGCTGCTGCTGTGGCGGGTTGCAGCGTTGATGGAATACGCACCTCACGCCAGCATTTGGTTTCCGCCAGCAGGTGCCAGCTTCGCGGCATTTTTACTGCTGGGGCTGCGCGCAGTGCCGGCGATTGCCATTGGCAGTATTCTGGTGACTTTCTGGGAAAGTTATCTCTATCATACGGGTATGTCGGCAACACAATTGCTTAGCATCGGCAGCCTGTTTGCCATCGCCCATATTTTGCCCTATTACGCAGGCGCCAGTATTTTACGGATGTTTATTCACAGCGATGAGCAAAAGCTGCCAAGGCTGATGCTGGCATTTGTGATTATTGGCCCGCTCAGTTCGCTCAGTGCCAGTTACTGCATTCAAATTTCTTTGATGTTGGGCGGTGCCATCTCTGCTAATGACAGCACCAATTTCCTGTGGATCCCGCTGTGGGTGGGTGATTTGATTGGGGTCATGGTGTTAACACCATTATCGATTGGGCTGGTCAGTCGGATTTTCCCTAATAGTGGCGTGTGGCTCAGCGAGATTGGCCTGCGGCAGTCGCCCGGCCCCAACCTGCCATTTTTTGGCAAACTGCTGTTGGCGGCGTTTTTATCCACGCTGATCATGTTTACTGCAGCGTTTTTCCAAGTGCGTGAATTAGCCTTTGGGATTTTCTTTATCGGCGTGGTGCAGATGTGGATTGTCTACACCGAAACCCCGCTGAGGAGCGCTGTGAGTATCGCTTTTCTCAGTGCGTTAACCGCTTTGCTGGTGCAGCAATTGACGCTCGGTGACGATGCGCTGATTTATCAGTTTTCCATCAGTGTGCTCGCCGCCAGTACCTATTTTGGCTTGTTGATTCCGGTGTTGGCGTCCAACAACGAACGCCTGCAAGAGATCGCCCATAAAGATGGCCTAACCAAGGTGTTGGCACGGCAGTATTTCTTCCAACTCGCGGCGCAAGAGTTACAACGTGCCCGTTACTACCATCAACCCATCTGTTTGGTAGTGTTTGATATAGACCACTTCAAAAGCATTAACGATACCTACGGCCATACCGTGGGCGATCTGGCATTGAAGCAGCTCAGCCAAACCGTGACCTCTGAGCTTGGCCCGGCAGATTTGTTAGGGCGTTTTGGCGGTGATGAGTTTATGTTGCTGCTGCCTGGCAGCGACCTTGAACAAGCCCAAAAGCTGCTGTATTTGGTGCGCGAGAAAGTGATCGCGCTGAAGTTAGAGCAGTTAGATATTCAGCTCAAATGCAGTGCTGGGGTCACAGAAATTCTGGCAGAAGACACGCTTTTGAAAGCGTTTGAGCGTGCCGACTGCATGCTGTTTGAAGCGAAAAAACAAGGACGTGACAAAATCGTGGCCACGATCTAA
- a CDS encoding GNAT family N-acetyltransferase: protein MHIINCTAAKHGAAILAIFNDAIANTTALYEYAPRDEARIAQWFATKAEQHFPVLGMVDDQQQLLGFASYGPFRGYPANKYSVEHSVYVAAEHRGKGVAKALMQALIDAATAQQLHVMVGAIDATNQASIQLHQRLGFQHSGTLPQVAFKFGRWLDLAFYQLILPTPSHPIDG, encoded by the coding sequence ATGCACATTATCAACTGTACCGCCGCAAAGCACGGCGCTGCCATTTTGGCGATTTTTAACGATGCCATCGCCAACACTACCGCCTTATATGAATACGCACCGCGTGATGAGGCGCGGATTGCGCAATGGTTTGCCACTAAAGCGGAGCAACACTTTCCAGTATTGGGCATGGTAGACGATCAACAACAACTGCTTGGCTTTGCCAGCTATGGCCCATTTCGTGGCTATCCTGCCAATAAATACTCGGTGGAACACTCAGTGTATGTTGCTGCAGAACATCGTGGCAAAGGCGTGGCAAAAGCCTTGATGCAGGCATTGATTGATGCGGCAACCGCGCAACAACTGCATGTGATGGTGGGGGCGATTGATGCCACCAACCAAGCCAGTATTCAGCTGCATCAACGCCTCGGGTTTCAACATTCCGGCACCTTGCCGCAGGTGGCATTTAAGTTCGGGCGCTGGTTGGATCTGGCGTTTTATCAACTGATCCTGCCAACGCCGTCGCATCCTATTGACGGATAA
- a CDS encoding oxidative stress defense protein has protein sequence MKFSPLTRVVLCGMPALLASYALQAADLPLLETVGVSQIEAEPDQAQVTVAVVVKADTAAAAKDQADTAVAAFIERLLKTGVAKQDISSANLALAPQYRYPKDEEPVLVGYRASRDVTLTLPLALLNPVLDKALAEGLNSVRAINLKSSKELQLKLQARDAAIADAKQKAKALAKGFDAKLDGVWSIRYFEQTPVASLRFSTAELKQASSDQSYQYGSVTFSDRVEVSYKLKQ, from the coding sequence ATGAAATTTTCTCCGTTAACTCGTGTTGTGCTTTGTGGAATGCCTGCGTTATTGGCCAGTTATGCGCTGCAGGCGGCGGATTTACCCTTGTTAGAAACCGTTGGCGTCAGTCAGATTGAGGCTGAACCTGATCAAGCGCAAGTCACTGTGGCGGTGGTGGTAAAAGCCGATACCGCAGCCGCCGCTAAAGATCAGGCAGACACGGCTGTGGCGGCGTTTATCGAGCGCTTGTTAAAAACCGGCGTGGCGAAACAAGATATCAGCAGTGCCAACTTAGCTTTGGCTCCACAGTATCGTTATCCCAAAGATGAAGAACCTGTGCTGGTCGGTTATCGCGCCAGTCGTGACGTGACGCTGACCTTGCCGTTAGCGCTGTTAAATCCGGTGTTAGATAAGGCGTTAGCGGAAGGCTTGAATAGCGTACGGGCGATTAATCTGAAATCCAGTAAAGAGCTGCAGTTGAAACTGCAAGCGCGTGATGCGGCGATTGCGGATGCCAAGCAAAAGGCCAAAGCGTTAGCCAAAGGCTTTGATGCGAAGCTCGATGGGGTATGGTCGATTCGTTATTTTGAGCAGACACCGGTCGCGAGTTTACGCTTCAGTACTGCGGAGTTGAAGCAGGCATCAAGCGATCAAAGTTATCAGTATGGTTCGGTCACCTTCTCTGATCGCGTTGAAGTCAGCTATAAACTGAAGCAGTAA
- the rimO gene encoding 30S ribosomal protein S12 methylthiotransferase RimO → MKNSVETFDPKQTTTLETAEKTLAQTADSNNAVASGNRIGFVSLGCPKNLVDSERILTQLRIDGYEVTNSYQDSDLVIVNTCGFIDAAVEESLDAIREALEENGKVLVTGCLGAKENQIREVHPDVLEITGPHSYEAVLSHVHKYVPKPAHDPFTSLIPQTGVKLTPKHYAYLKISEGCDNRCTFCIIPSLRGDLDSREVGSVLDEAKRLVESGVQEILVVSQDTSAYGKDLGGRTGFWNGMPVKQNITELARHLGQMGAWVRLHYVYPYPWVDELIPLMAEGLVLPYLDLPLQHASPRVLKLMKRPGRIDRQLEAIRKWREICPDLVIRSTFIVGFPGETEEDFQILLDFLKEARLDRVGCFKYSEVEGAAANELGEEMISEEVKEDRYMRFMEVQAEISAERLARLVGRELDILIDDVDEEGAIGRCYADAPEIDGMVFINGETELEPGNLVRAVITHSDEHDMWAELVDMPDEAEQD, encoded by the coding sequence TTGAAAAATTCAGTTGAGACTTTTGACCCGAAACAGACCACCACTCTGGAGACGGCCGAGAAAACCCTCGCGCAAACAGCAGACAGCAATAACGCTGTGGCCAGCGGTAACCGCATTGGCTTTGTCAGCCTTGGTTGTCCCAAGAATTTGGTAGATTCAGAACGTATTCTGACCCAACTACGCATTGATGGTTATGAAGTCACCAACAGTTACCAAGACTCTGACTTAGTCATCGTCAACACCTGTGGTTTTATCGATGCCGCAGTGGAAGAATCCTTGGATGCGATTCGCGAAGCGCTGGAAGAAAACGGCAAAGTATTGGTCACTGGCTGCCTTGGCGCCAAAGAGAACCAGATCCGTGAAGTACACCCAGATGTGTTGGAAATTACTGGCCCGCATAGCTACGAAGCTGTGCTCTCGCATGTGCACAAATATGTGCCAAAGCCAGCGCACGATCCATTTACCTCACTGATCCCACAAACAGGTGTGAAGTTAACCCCTAAGCACTATGCCTATTTGAAGATTTCTGAAGGCTGCGACAACCGTTGCACCTTCTGTATCATTCCTTCGCTACGTGGTGACCTCGACAGCCGCGAAGTGGGCAGCGTATTGGATGAAGCCAAGCGCTTGGTTGAAAGTGGCGTACAAGAAATTCTCGTAGTTAGCCAAGACACCTCAGCTTATGGTAAAGATTTAGGTGGCCGTACCGGTTTCTGGAACGGTATGCCAGTGAAACAAAACATCACCGAGTTGGCGCGTCATCTGGGGCAGATGGGCGCGTGGGTGCGCTTGCACTACGTTTACCCATACCCTTGGGTCGATGAGTTGATCCCGCTGATGGCGGAAGGTTTAGTGCTGCCGTATCTGGATCTGCCACTGCAACATGCCAGCCCACGGGTACTTAAGCTGATGAAGCGTCCGGGCCGTATCGACCGTCAATTAGAAGCAATCCGCAAATGGCGTGAAATCTGCCCTGACTTGGTGATCCGTTCAACCTTCATTGTAGGCTTCCCAGGCGAAACGGAAGAAGACTTCCAAATCCTGCTCGACTTCCTCAAAGAAGCGCGCTTGGATCGCGTGGGTTGTTTCAAATACTCAGAAGTTGAAGGCGCTGCCGCCAACGAACTGGGTGAAGAGATGATCAGCGAAGAGGTAAAAGAAGATCGCTATATGCGCTTTATGGAAGTGCAGGCGGAGATCAGTGCTGAACGTTTAGCGCGTTTAGTTGGCCGTGAGTTGGATATTCTGATCGACGACGTAGATGAAGAAGGTGCAATTGGCCGTTGCTATGCCGATGCGCCAGAAATCGACGGCATGGTGTTTATCAATGGTGAAACTGAACTGGAACCGGGCAATCTGGTACGTGCAGTGATTACTCACTCTGATGAACACGATATGTGGGCAGAACTGGTAGATATGCCAGATGAAGCTGAGCAGGATTAA
- a CDS encoding ribosome alternative rescue factor ArfA: MAKAKLRSQPQHEFGRGDIMDNALKAAVTSPLFRTRTESAKKGKGAFQRKQRNQKGQAHKGFAPFDFYGLAMSVGC; this comes from the coding sequence ATGGCAAAAGCTAAGCTGCGGTCGCAACCGCAACATGAATTTGGGCGCGGAGATATTATGGATAACGCGCTTAAAGCCGCCGTCACCAGTCCGCTGTTTCGCACTCGCACTGAGTCGGCGAAAAAGGGCAAAGGGGCGTTTCAACGTAAGCAACGCAACCAAAAGGGGCAAGCACACAAGGGCTTTGCCCCTTTTGATTTTTATGGATTAGCTATGTCTGTAGGCTGTTAA